The Rattus rattus isolate New Zealand chromosome X, Rrattus_CSIRO_v1, whole genome shotgun sequence genome has a window encoding:
- the Itgb1bp2 gene encoding integrin beta-1-binding protein 2, producing MSLLCYNKGCGQHFDPNTNLPDSCRYHPGVPIFHDALKGWSCCRKRTVDFSEFLNIKGCTVGPHCAEKLPEVPQPEGPATSSLQEQKPLNTIPKSAETLLRERPKSEMPPKLLPLLISQALGVALEQKELDQEPGAGLDNSLIWTGSSCQNPGCDAVYQGPESDATPCTYHPGAPRFHEGMKSWSCCGIQTLDFGAFLAQPGCRVGRHDWAKQLPASCRHDWHQTDSLVVLTVYGQIPLPAFNWVKASQTELHVHIVFDGNRVFQAQMKLWGVINVEQSSVSLMPSRVEISLVKADPGSWAQLEHPDSLAEKARAGVLLEMDEEESEDSDDDLSWTEEEDEEEEEAMGE from the exons ATGTCTCTGCTCTGCTATAACAAAGGCTGTGGGCAACACTTTGACCCCAATACCAATCTCCCTG ATTCCTGCCGTTACCACCCTGGGGTCCCAATCTTTCATGATGCACTTAAG GGTTGGTCCTGCTGCCGAAAGCGAACTGTAGATTTCTCTGAGTTCTTAAACATCAAG GGCTGTACTGTGGGACCACACTGTGCTGAGAAGCTTCCTGAGGTCCCTCAGCCTGAGGGCCCTGCCACAAGTTCACTTCAGGAGCAAAAACCTCTGAATACAATTCCAAAGTCAGCAGAGACTTTGCTCCGAGAAAGGCCTAA GTCTGAGATGCCTCCGAAACTGCTACCACTTCTTATATCTCAAGCCCTGGGAGTGGCGTTGGAACAGAAAGAATTAGaccaggaacctggagcag GACTTGACAATAGTCTGATCTGGACTGGTTCCAGCTGCCAGAACCCAGGATGTGATGCT GTTTACCAAGGTCCTGAGAGTGATGCTACTCCGTGTACCTATCATCCAGGTGCACCTCGGTTTCATGAGGG AATGAAGTCTTGGAGCTGTTGTGGTATCCAGACTCTGGATTTTGGGGCATTCCTGGCACAGCCAGGATGTAGAGTTGGTAGACACGATTGGGCAAAGCAG cTGCCAGCATCTTGCCGCCATGATTGGCACCAGACAGATTCCTTGGTAGTGCTCACGGTCTATGGCCAGATTCCACTTCCTGCATTCAACTGGGTGAAGGCCAGTCAAACTGAG CTTCATGTCCACATTGTCTTTGATGGTAACCGCGTGTTCCAAGCACAGATGAAGCTCTGGGGG gtcATAAACGTGGAGCAGAGCTCTGTCTCTTTGATGCCATCACGGGTTGAAATCTCCTTGGTCAAGGCTGACCCAGGATCCTGGGCCCAGCTGGAGCACCCTGATTCACTAGCTGAGAAGGCTAGGGCAGGGGTTTTACTAGAGATGGATGAGGAAGAATCTGAGGATTCAGATGATGACCTGAGctggacagaggaggaagatgaagaggaggaagaagctatGGGGGAATAG
- the Nono gene encoding non-POU domain-containing octamer-binding protein: protein MQSNKTFNLEKQNHTPRKHHQHHHQQHHQQQQQQQQQQQQQQQQPPPPIPANGQQASSQNEGLTIDLKNFRKPGEKTFTQRSRLFVGNLPPDITEEEMRKLFEKYGKAGEVFIHKDKGFGFIRLETRTLAEIAKVELDNMPLRGKQLRVRFACHSASLTVRNLPQYVSNELLEEAFSVFGQVERAVVIVDDRGRPSGKGIVEFSGKPAARKALDRCSEGSFLLTTFPRPVTVEPMDQLDDEEGLPEKLVIKNQQFHKEREQPPRFAQPGSFEYEYAMRWKALIEMEKQQQDQVDRNIKEAREKLEMEMEAARHEHQVMLMRQDLMRRQEELRRMEELHNQEVQKRKQLELRQEEERRRREEEMRRQQEEMMRRQQEGFKGTFPDAVYLPCAYDVVGQSSYKKDYEMSVRVLGYDQLFYVTEFLLGKKIVDRR, encoded by the exons ATGCAGAGCAATAAAACCTTTAACTTGGAGAAGCAGAATCATACTCCAAGGAAGCACCATCAGCatcaccaccagcagcaccatcagcaacagcagcagcagcagcagcagcagcagcagcagcagcagcagccaccccCACCAATACCTGCAAATGGACAGCAGGCCAGCAGCCAGA ATGAAGGCTTGACTATTGACCTGAAGAATTTTAGGAAACCAGGAGAGAAGACCTTTACCCAACGTAGCCGTCTCTTTGTGGGCAATCTTCCCCCTGACATCActgaggaggaaatgaggaaacTTTTTGAGAAATATGGGAAAGCAGGCGAAGTTTTCATTCATAAGGATAAAGGCTTTGGCTTTATTCGCTTG GAAACACGAACCCTAGCGGAAATTGCCAAAGTGGAGCTGGACAACATGCCACTCCGTGGAAAGCAGCTGCGAGTGCGCTTTGCTTGTCACAGTGCATCCCTTACGGTTCGCAACCTTCCTCAGTACGTGTCCAACGAACTGCTGGAAGAAGCCTTTTCTGTGTTTGGCCAGGTGGAGAGGGCTGTAGTCATTGTGGATGACCGAGGAAGGCCCTCGGGGAAAGGCATTGTTGAGTTCTCAGGGAAGCCAGCTGCTCGGAAAGCTCTGGACAGATGCAGTGAAGGCTCCTTCTTGCTAACCAC ATTTCCTCGGCCTGTGACTGTGGAGCCTATGGACCAGTTAGATGATGAAGAGGGACTTCCGGAGAAGTTGGTTATAAAAAACCAGCAATTTCACAA GGAGAGAGAACAGCCACCCAGATTTGCACAGCCTGGGTCCTTTGAGTATGAGTATGCCATGCGCTGGAAGGCTCTCATTGAGATGGAGAAGCAACAGCAGGATCAAGTGGATCGAAACATCAAGGAGGCTCGTGAGAagctggagatggagatggaggcagCACGCCACGAGCACCAGGTTATGCTAATGAGGCAGG ATTTGATGAGACGTCAAGAAGAGCTTCGAAGAATGGAGGAACTGCATAACCAAGAGGTTCAGAAACGAAAGCAGTTGGAACTcag GCAGGAAGAGGAACGCAGGCGCCGTGAGGAAGAGATGCGGCGACAGCAAGAAGAAATGATGCGACGGCAGCAGGAAGGATTCAAGGGAACCTTCCCTGATGCGGTATATCTCCCATGTGCCTATGATGTGGTAGGCCAGTCATCATATAAGAAAGACTATGAAATGTCTGTAAGGGTACTAGGTTATGATCAATTATTCTATGTTACAGAAttccttttaggaaaaaaaattgttgatAGGAGGTGA